Proteins co-encoded in one Streptomyces sp. NBC_01283 genomic window:
- a CDS encoding MFS transporter yields MAVVGDLRVLLRLRDFRRLLAVRLISQGADGVYQVALATYVVFSPEKQASAGAIASAMAVLLLPYSLIGPFAGVLLDRWPRRQVFLYGNLLRASLASVTALLILGGVPDWLFYASALCVTAVNRFVLAGLSAALPRVVDAERLVMANSLSPTAGTLAATVGGGLAFAVRLVGSDSDAVVVLLGATLYLCAALASLRMARELLGPDPEVVQPRLVAALSGTARDLMAGVRHLSQRRPAARALLAMTLMRFCYGALSVMVLMLCRYAWSSSESDGLALLGLAVGVSGAGFFAAAVVTPWAVSQLTAGGWIVVCAGAAAVLEPALALPFTPAPLLVAAFLLGLTTQGAKIATDTVVQSAVDDRFRGRIFSVYDVLFNVAFVGAAGVAALMLPPDGRSVPLVVTVAVIYAAIAAAMAKFDAQ; encoded by the coding sequence ATGGCTGTCGTCGGTGACCTGCGCGTACTGCTGCGCCTGCGGGATTTCCGGCGCCTGCTCGCCGTGCGGCTGATCTCCCAGGGCGCGGACGGCGTCTATCAGGTGGCCCTCGCCACGTATGTCGTCTTCTCACCGGAGAAGCAGGCCTCCGCGGGCGCGATCGCCTCCGCGATGGCGGTGCTGCTCCTGCCGTACTCCCTGATCGGCCCCTTCGCCGGCGTCCTCCTCGACCGCTGGCCACGCCGTCAGGTTTTTCTGTACGGCAATCTGCTGCGGGCCTCTCTTGCCTCGGTGACCGCGCTGCTGATCCTGGGCGGCGTGCCGGACTGGCTCTTCTACGCCTCCGCGCTCTGCGTCACGGCCGTCAACCGCTTCGTCCTCGCCGGTCTCTCCGCGGCGCTGCCGCGCGTGGTCGATGCCGAGCGCCTGGTGATGGCCAACTCCCTCTCGCCGACCGCGGGGACGCTGGCCGCCACCGTGGGCGGCGGGCTCGCGTTCGCCGTGCGCCTGGTGGGTTCCGACTCGGATGCGGTGGTCGTGCTGCTCGGGGCCACCCTGTACCTCTGCGCGGCGCTCGCCTCGCTGCGGATGGCGCGTGAGCTCCTCGGACCGGACCCGGAGGTGGTGCAGCCGCGCCTCGTCGCGGCGCTCTCCGGTACGGCCCGGGACCTGATGGCCGGGGTGCGGCACCTGTCACAGCGCCGCCCCGCCGCCCGCGCGCTACTGGCGATGACGCTCATGCGGTTCTGCTACGGCGCCCTGTCAGTCATGGTCCTGATGCTCTGCCGGTATGCCTGGTCGTCGTCGGAGTCCGACGGGCTCGCCCTGCTCGGGCTGGCCGTGGGGGTCTCGGGAGCGGGCTTCTTCGCTGCGGCCGTGGTGACGCCCTGGGCGGTGAGCCAGCTGACGGCCGGCGGCTGGATCGTCGTCTGCGCGGGCGCCGCCGCGGTCCTGGAACCGGCGCTCGCTCTCCCCTTCACCCCTGCCCCGCTGCTCGTCGCCGCGTTCCTGCTGGGTCTGACGACGCAGGGAGCGAAGATCGCTACGGACACGGTGGTGCAGTCGGCGGTGGACGACCGCTTCCGTGGCCGGATCTTCTCGGTCTACGACGTCTTGTTCAACGTCGCTTTCGTCGGTGCGGCGGGAGTAGCGGCGCTGATGCTGCCGCCCGACGGCCGATCGGTGCCACTGGTGGTCACGGTGGCCGTTATCTACGCGGCGATTGCTGCCGCTATGGCCAAGTTTGACGCGCAGTAA
- the murJ gene encoding murein biosynthesis integral membrane protein MurJ, protein MNAPYDGDRGQGAGGSGPPEDGQVPPQPAPDVYLQDAYDQDPYRAQDLAAQDPVTEALYDRAAHPPPPPGYYQDTQPLYAQPPSPQHAPDPRVWAQTPAPEPEGPTRHLPYGDDARTTQFVGVDDLVTHSGEERHEPDAFAHLFRDQQPGGYREQPGGYQQGYQQDGYPQGNGYPQGNGYPQGNDYQQQGGHQPPEPPMVPAPAAPPATAPAPKSGGGGRAASVLKSSAVMAAGTMVSRLTGFVRTMVITAALGAATLGDAWTVAYTLPTMIYILTVGGGLNSVFVPQLVRAMKDDKDGGEAYANRLLTLVMVALGLIVALAVFAAPLLIKLMSTPIANNPPANNVAVTFARYCLPTIFFMGVHVVMGQILNARGKFGAMMWTPVLNNIVMIFTFGLFIWVYGTSGDSGMRVESIPADGVRLLGIGTLLGLVVQALAMIPYLRETGFRFRPRFDWKGHGLGKAVKLAKWTVLFVLANQAGVLVVTQLATAAGKASGKDGTGIMAYSNAQLIWGMPQAIITVSVMAAMLPRISRAAHDNDPGAVRDDISQGLRTSAVAIVPVAFAFVALGVPMCTLLFASSGSQAAQSMGFVLMAFGLGLIPYSVQYVVLRGFYAYEDTRTPFYNTVIVAAVNAAASAIAYVLLPAQWAVIGMAASYGLAYAVGVGVAWRRLRNRLGGDLDGTHVLRTYARLSMACIPAAILGGAAGYGILKALGDGAGGSLIALVVGGIILGGVFFVAARKMRIAELNSMVGMVRGRLGR, encoded by the coding sequence ATGAACGCGCCGTACGACGGTGACCGTGGCCAGGGCGCGGGCGGTTCCGGTCCCCCTGAGGACGGGCAGGTGCCACCCCAGCCCGCTCCGGACGTGTACCTCCAGGATGCCTACGACCAGGACCCCTACCGGGCACAGGACCTCGCCGCCCAGGACCCGGTGACCGAGGCGCTGTACGACCGCGCCGCGCACCCGCCGCCCCCGCCCGGCTACTACCAGGACACACAGCCGCTCTACGCCCAGCCGCCCTCCCCCCAGCACGCCCCGGACCCCCGCGTATGGGCGCAGACCCCGGCCCCCGAACCCGAAGGCCCGACCCGGCACCTCCCGTACGGCGACGACGCCCGTACGACGCAGTTCGTGGGCGTCGACGACCTGGTCACCCACTCCGGCGAGGAGCGCCACGAGCCGGATGCCTTCGCTCACCTCTTCCGGGACCAGCAGCCGGGCGGCTACCGCGAACAGCCCGGCGGCTACCAGCAGGGATACCAGCAGGACGGCTATCCCCAAGGCAATGGCTACCCGCAGGGCAACGGCTATCCCCAGGGCAACGACTACCAGCAGCAGGGCGGCCACCAGCCTCCCGAGCCGCCGATGGTCCCGGCCCCGGCAGCTCCCCCGGCCACCGCACCGGCCCCGAAGTCGGGCGGCGGCGGACGCGCGGCGAGCGTGCTGAAGTCGAGCGCGGTGATGGCCGCGGGCACGATGGTCTCCCGCCTCACCGGCTTCGTACGCACCATGGTGATCACCGCGGCCCTCGGCGCCGCGACACTCGGTGACGCCTGGACCGTCGCGTACACACTGCCGACGATGATCTACATCCTGACCGTCGGCGGCGGCCTCAACTCGGTTTTCGTGCCGCAGCTCGTGCGCGCCATGAAGGACGACAAGGACGGCGGCGAGGCCTACGCCAACCGTCTGCTGACCCTCGTCATGGTCGCGCTCGGCCTCATCGTCGCACTGGCCGTCTTCGCGGCGCCGCTGCTGATCAAGCTGATGTCGACCCCCATCGCGAACAACCCGCCGGCCAACAACGTCGCGGTCACCTTCGCCCGCTACTGCCTGCCCACCATCTTCTTCATGGGCGTGCACGTGGTGATGGGGCAGATCCTCAACGCCCGCGGGAAGTTCGGCGCGATGATGTGGACCCCGGTCCTCAACAACATCGTCATGATCTTCACGTTCGGTCTGTTCATCTGGGTCTACGGAACGTCCGGTGACTCGGGCATGCGGGTCGAGTCGATCCCCGCGGACGGCGTCCGCCTCCTGGGCATCGGCACCCTGCTCGGTCTCGTCGTCCAGGCCCTGGCGATGATCCCGTACCTGCGGGAGACGGGCTTCCGGTTCCGGCCGCGCTTCGACTGGAAGGGCCACGGTCTCGGCAAGGCGGTCAAGCTCGCCAAGTGGACGGTTCTCTTCGTCCTCGCCAACCAGGCCGGCGTGCTCGTCGTCACCCAGCTGGCCACCGCCGCGGGCAAAGCCTCCGGCAAGGACGGCACCGGCATCATGGCCTACTCCAACGCCCAGCTGATCTGGGGCATGCCGCAGGCCATCATCACCGTCTCCGTCATGGCGGCCATGCTGCCGCGCATCTCGCGGGCGGCCCACGACAACGACCCGGGCGCGGTCCGTGACGACATCTCGCAGGGGCTGCGCACCTCCGCGGTGGCGATCGTCCCGGTCGCCTTCGCGTTCGTCGCACTCGGCGTCCCGATGTGCACCCTGCTCTTCGCCTCCAGCGGCAGCCAGGCCGCCCAGTCCATGGGCTTCGTCCTGATGGCGTTCGGCCTGGGGCTGATCCCGTACTCGGTGCAGTACGTCGTCCTGCGCGGCTTCTACGCCTACGAGGACACCCGGACACCCTTCTACAACACGGTCATCGTGGCGGCCGTCAACGCGGCGGCCAGCGCCATCGCCTACGTCCTCCTGCCCGCCCAGTGGGCCGTCATCGGCATGGCCGCCTCGTACGGCCTCGCCTACGCGGTCGGCGTCGGTGTCGCCTGGCGCAGGCTGCGCAACCGCCTCGGCGGCGATCTGGACGGCACCCACGTCCTTCGTACCTACGCCCGGCTCTCCATGGCGTGCATCCCGGCGGCGATCCTCGGCGGCGCCGCCGGCTACGGAATCCTCAAGGCTCTGGGCGACGGCGCAGGCGGTTCTCTGATCGCTCTGGTGGTCGGTGGAATCATTCTCGGTGGCGTCTTCTTCGTCGCCGCCCGAAAAATGCGGATTGCAGAGCTCAATTCGATGGTCGGTATGGTGCGCGGCCGTCTCGGACGGTGA
- a CDS encoding PadR family transcriptional regulator, which translates to MSRRSGILEFAVLGLLRESPMHGYELRKRLNTSLGVFRAFSYGTLYPCLKTLVANGWLIEESGGTPEEALAAPLSGRRAKIVYRLTAEGKEHFEELLSQTGPDAYEDEHFAARFAFFGQTSRDVRMRVLEGRRSRLEERLEKMRASLARTRERLDDYTLELQRHGMESVEREVRWLNELIESERAGRGQQRPAPDGSAQHDSTSGESGGLPRRRDDNPPPDPSDDTAK; encoded by the coding sequence ATGAGCAGACGCTCCGGCATCCTCGAGTTCGCCGTGCTCGGCCTGCTGCGCGAGTCCCCGATGCACGGCTATGAGCTGCGGAAACGACTCAATACTTCGCTCGGAGTGTTCCGCGCCTTCAGCTACGGGACGCTCTACCCGTGCCTCAAGACGCTGGTAGCCAACGGCTGGTTGATCGAGGAATCGGGCGGCACCCCCGAGGAGGCCCTCGCGGCTCCCCTCTCCGGGCGCCGCGCCAAGATCGTCTATCGGCTGACGGCGGAAGGTAAGGAGCACTTCGAGGAGCTGCTCTCACAGACCGGCCCCGACGCGTACGAGGACGAACACTTCGCCGCCCGCTTCGCCTTCTTCGGGCAGACCTCGCGGGACGTACGCATGCGGGTGCTCGAGGGGCGTCGCAGCCGCCTCGAGGAGCGTCTGGAGAAGATGCGCGCCTCCCTGGCCCGTACCCGGGAGCGCCTGGACGATTACACGCTTGAGCTGCAGCGGCACGGAATGGAGTCCGTGGAGCGCGAAGTGCGCTGGCTGAACGAGCTCATCGAGAGCGAGCGCGCGGGGCGGGGCCAGCAACGGCCCGCCCCGGACGGCTCCGCTCAGCACGACAGCACATCTGGGGAGTCGGGCGGCCTGCCCCGGCGGCGGGACGACAACCCGCCGCCGGATCCGTCCGATGACACCGCCAAGTGA
- a CDS encoding DUF6049 family protein has product MAEAADFPGTSPSPARRWLRRTAALLAGAPLLAGMLQLSAEPTAHAAAPSAPADATGSNTVDVSLNKLTPTAPTDGDTLTVSGTVTNEGKQPVTGAQVGLRLGPVLNGRSQIDSAAKRTDYRPGADGTEVGGKYVKKFAKLAPGIRQDFSISVPVKALDLGADGVYQLGVSLTGRTAAQPWSQVLGFERTFLPWQSGATGTKTKTAYLWPLISTSHLTAETGSDEQQTPVFTDDDLGKELAPGGRLEQMLSLGRQLDVTWVIDPDLLASVDHMTRSYRVQTADGKSTTAGKNQAVAKDWLNKLEQTVKAEKDKKVVALPFADPDLASLAHNGSTFTGSLSQLKDATDAGALAVESILHVKPQSDFAWPVNGALDPSIVDVSTSAGAHSVIARSDSLRDGSSLPYTPNAARPIGGGTTAVVADARLSTAFQGDMTGAESSTLAVQEFLAQSLMVTLQDPDKQRSIVVAPQRMPSASQAQAMAKALTALSDERWSQPQDLSAAAKAKPDPRATTQVPSARSYPASLRKQELPKAAFKSIQNTQNKLKRFQTILSEPDRVITPFGRAIDREMSTSWRGRPAEAATFRQGVEHYLTTLVEQVALIKKSDAKLSGRSATIPVTVQNNLVQGVDHMVLRLTSENPTRLKIGGKAYSEQQVKVSGGHAQSVKFTTTANANGPVPVYAQLYTEDGQPYGEAVQFDVNVTEITLTVMLVIAGGVLLLVLAGFRMYTQRKRAARQQAEEGPEDGPDGESGTEPGEDDPEQPSDPTPDTAPESTDPSDTGERVDR; this is encoded by the coding sequence GTGGCCGAGGCGGCAGACTTCCCGGGGACCAGTCCCTCACCTGCCCGCCGGTGGCTGCGGCGTACGGCAGCGTTGCTGGCTGGAGCCCCCTTGCTGGCCGGCATGCTGCAGCTGTCGGCCGAGCCGACAGCGCACGCCGCGGCGCCGAGCGCGCCGGCAGACGCCACCGGTTCGAACACCGTCGACGTCTCGCTCAACAAACTCACACCGACCGCCCCGACGGACGGAGACACGCTCACCGTCTCCGGCACCGTCACCAACGAGGGCAAGCAGCCGGTGACAGGGGCCCAGGTCGGGCTGCGCCTGGGCCCTGTCCTCAACGGCCGGAGCCAGATCGACTCCGCCGCCAAGCGCACCGACTACCGGCCGGGAGCCGACGGCACGGAGGTCGGCGGCAAGTACGTCAAGAAGTTCGCCAAGCTCGCCCCCGGCATCCGCCAGGACTTCAGCATCTCCGTCCCGGTCAAGGCCCTGGACCTCGGCGCCGACGGCGTCTACCAGCTGGGCGTCTCGCTCACGGGCCGGACCGCCGCCCAGCCGTGGTCCCAGGTGCTCGGCTTCGAGCGCACCTTCCTGCCCTGGCAGTCGGGCGCCACCGGCACGAAGACCAAGACGGCCTACCTGTGGCCGCTCATCTCCACCTCGCACCTCACGGCGGAGACCGGCTCGGACGAGCAGCAGACGCCCGTCTTCACGGACGACGACCTGGGCAAGGAGCTCGCCCCGGGTGGTCGCCTGGAGCAGATGCTGTCCCTGGGCCGCCAGCTCGATGTCACCTGGGTCATCGACCCCGACCTGCTGGCCTCGGTCGATCACATGACGCGGAGCTACCGGGTACAGACCGCCGACGGCAAGAGCACTACGGCGGGCAAGAACCAGGCGGTCGCCAAGGACTGGCTCAACAAGCTCGAGCAGACCGTGAAGGCCGAGAAGGACAAGAAGGTCGTGGCACTGCCCTTCGCCGATCCCGACCTGGCCTCCCTCGCCCACAACGGCAGTACCTTCACCGGTTCCCTGAGCCAGCTCAAGGACGCCACCGACGCGGGAGCGCTGGCCGTGGAGTCCATCCTCCACGTCAAGCCGCAGTCGGACTTCGCGTGGCCGGTGAACGGTGCCCTCGACCCGTCGATCGTCGATGTCTCCACCTCGGCGGGCGCCCACTCGGTGATCGCCAGGAGCGACAGCCTGCGTGACGGGAGCTCGCTGCCGTACACGCCCAATGCCGCCCGGCCCATCGGCGGCGGCACGACGGCCGTGGTGGCCGACGCACGGCTCTCGACCGCCTTCCAGGGCGACATGACGGGGGCCGAGAGCTCCACGCTCGCCGTGCAGGAGTTCCTCGCCCAGAGCCTGATGGTCACGCTGCAGGATCCGGACAAGCAGCGCAGCATCGTCGTCGCCCCGCAGCGCATGCCGTCCGCCAGCCAGGCCCAGGCGATGGCGAAGGCGCTGACCGCCCTCTCCGACGAGCGCTGGTCGCAGCCGCAGGACCTGTCCGCGGCGGCGAAGGCCAAGCCGGACCCGAGGGCCACGACCCAGGTGCCGTCGGCCAGGTCCTACCCCGCGTCGCTGCGCAAGCAGGAGCTGCCGAAGGCGGCCTTCAAATCGATTCAGAACACCCAGAACAAGCTCAAGCGCTTCCAGACGATCCTCAGCGAGCCCGACCGCGTCATCACGCCCTTCGGGCGGGCCATAGACCGTGAGATGTCGACGTCCTGGCGGGGCAGGCCCGCCGAGGCGGCGACGTTCCGCCAGGGCGTCGAGCACTACCTGACCACGCTCGTCGAACAAGTGGCGCTGATCAAGAAGTCCGACGCGAAGCTCTCGGGGCGCAGCGCGACGATCCCCGTGACGGTGCAGAACAACCTGGTCCAGGGCGTCGACCACATGGTTCTGCGGCTGACATCGGAGAACCCCACACGTCTGAAGATCGGCGGCAAGGCCTACTCGGAACAGCAGGTCAAGGTTTCGGGCGGGCACGCCCAGTCGGTGAAGTTCACCACTACGGCCAATGCCAACGGTCCGGTCCCGGTCTACGCCCAGCTCTACACGGAGGACGGCCAGCCGTACGGCGAGGCGGTCCAGTTCGACGTGAACGTCACCGAGATCACCCTCACGGTGATGCTGGTCATCGCCGGCGGCGTGCTGCTCCTCGTGCTCGCCGGATTCCGGATGTACACCCAGCGCAAGCGGGCCGCCCGGCAGCAGGCCGAGGAGGGCCCGGAGGACGGACCCGACGGCGAGTCCGGCACGGAGCCGGGGGAGGACGACCCCGAGCAGCCGAGTGACCCGACACCGGACACCGCTCCGGAAAGCACCGACCCGTCGGACACGGGTGAGAGAGTGGACCGTTGA
- a CDS encoding inositol-3-phosphate synthase encodes MGSVRVAIVGVGNCAASLVQGVEYYKDADPDAKVPGLMHVQFGGYHVGDVEFVAAFDVDAKKVGLDLSDAIGASENNTIKICDVPNKGVTVQRGHTHDGLGKYYRETIEESAEAPVDVVQVLKDKQVDVLVCYLPVGSEVAAKFYAQCAIDAKVAFVNALPVFIAGTKEWADKFTEAGVPIVGDDIKSQVGATITHRVMAKLFEDRGVRLERTMQLNVGGNMDFKNMLERDRLESKKISKTQAVTSQIRDRELGEDNVHIGPSDYVAWLDDRKWAYVRLEGRAFGDVPLNLEYKLEVWDSPNSAGVIIDALRAAKIAKDRGIGGPILSASSYFMKSPPVQYFDDEAYDNVEKFIKGEVER; translated from the coding sequence ATGGGTTCGGTTCGCGTAGCCATCGTCGGCGTGGGCAACTGCGCCGCCTCGCTGGTCCAGGGCGTCGAGTACTACAAGGACGCAGACCCGGACGCCAAGGTCCCGGGCCTGATGCACGTCCAGTTCGGCGGGTACCACGTCGGCGATGTCGAGTTCGTCGCCGCCTTCGACGTGGACGCCAAGAAGGTCGGGCTCGACCTCTCCGACGCCATCGGCGCCAGCGAGAACAACACCATCAAGATCTGCGACGTCCCGAACAAGGGCGTCACCGTCCAGCGCGGCCACACACACGACGGTCTGGGCAAGTACTACCGCGAGACGATCGAGGAGTCCGCCGAGGCCCCCGTCGACGTCGTCCAGGTCCTCAAGGACAAGCAGGTCGACGTCCTCGTCTGCTACCTGCCCGTGGGTTCCGAGGTCGCCGCGAAGTTCTACGCGCAGTGCGCCATCGACGCCAAGGTCGCGTTCGTCAACGCCCTCCCGGTCTTCATCGCCGGCACCAAGGAGTGGGCCGACAAGTTCACCGAGGCAGGCGTCCCGATCGTCGGCGACGACATCAAGTCGCAGGTCGGCGCCACCATCACGCACCGCGTGATGGCGAAGCTGTTCGAGGACCGCGGTGTCCGCCTTGAGCGCACGATGCAGCTCAACGTCGGCGGCAACATGGACTTCAAGAACATGCTCGAGCGGGACCGCCTCGAGTCGAAGAAGATCTCGAAGACGCAGGCCGTCACCTCGCAGATCCGCGACCGCGAGCTGGGCGAGGACAACGTCCACATCGGCCCGTCGGACTACGTCGCGTGGCTCGACGACCGCAAGTGGGCGTACGTCCGCCTTGAGGGCCGCGCCTTCGGCGACGTCCCGCTGAACCTGGAGTACAAGCTCGAGGTGTGGGACTCCCCGAACTCGGCCGGTGTCATCATCGACGCCCTGCGCGCCGCGAAGATCGCCAAGGACCGTGGCATCGGCGGCCCGATCCTCTCCGCGTCCTCGTACTTCATGAAGTCCCCGCCGGTGCAGTACTTCGACGACGAGGCGTACGACAACGTCGAGAAGTTCATCAAGGGCGAGGTCGAGCGCTAA
- a CDS encoding CCA tRNA nucleotidyltransferase produces the protein MPNANEENPSALSQVQRRAVSELLRVSPVADDLARRFQEAGFSLALVGGSVRDALLGRLGNDLDFTTDARPEDVLKIVRPWADSVWEVGIAFGTVGSQKDGYQIEVTTYRSEAYDRTSRKPEVSYGDSIEEDLVRRDFTVNAMAVALPEKEFVDPHGGLEDLAERVLRTPGAPEDSFSDDPLRMMRAARFAAQLDFEVAPEVVAAMKSMAERIDIVSAERVRDELNKLILSPHPAKGLALLVDTGIADRVLPELPALRLERDEHHRHKDVYDHTLIVLEQAMALEEDGPDLTLRLAALLHDIGKPRTRRFEDDGRVSFHHHEVVGAKMTKKRMVELKYSNELVKDVSRLVELHLRFHGYGTGEWTDSAVRRYVRDAGPLLSRLHKLTRSDCTTRNKRKANALSRAYDGLEERIERLQEQEELDSIRPDLDGNEIMEILDVRPGPVIGQAYKFLLELRLENGPMERDAAIAALKEWWAAQE, from the coding sequence GTGCCGAACGCCAATGAAGAAAATCCCAGCGCACTGAGCCAGGTGCAGCGCCGCGCGGTCAGCGAACTGCTGCGGGTGTCCCCTGTCGCGGACGACCTTGCCCGCCGTTTCCAGGAGGCCGGGTTCTCCCTCGCCCTGGTCGGTGGGTCGGTCAGAGACGCGCTCCTTGGCCGGCTCGGCAATGACCTGGACTTCACGACCGATGCCCGTCCCGAGGACGTACTGAAGATCGTCAGGCCGTGGGCGGACTCGGTGTGGGAGGTCGGGATCGCCTTCGGCACGGTCGGGAGCCAGAAGGACGGCTATCAGATCGAAGTCACGACATATCGGTCCGAGGCGTACGACAGGACCTCGCGCAAGCCCGAGGTGTCGTACGGCGACTCCATCGAGGAAGACCTCGTACGCCGTGACTTCACCGTCAACGCGATGGCTGTCGCTCTCCCGGAGAAGGAGTTCGTCGACCCGCACGGAGGGCTCGAGGACCTCGCGGAGCGCGTCCTGCGTACCCCTGGCGCCCCGGAGGACTCCTTCTCCGACGACCCGCTGCGGATGATGCGGGCCGCGCGGTTCGCCGCGCAGCTGGACTTCGAGGTGGCTCCGGAGGTCGTCGCCGCGATGAAGTCGATGGCCGAGCGCATCGACATCGTCTCCGCGGAGCGTGTCCGTGACGAACTGAACAAGCTGATCCTCTCGCCGCACCCGGCGAAGGGACTGGCTCTACTTGTCGACACAGGCATCGCCGACCGGGTGCTGCCCGAGCTTCCGGCGCTGCGTCTGGAACGTGACGAGCACCACCGCCACAAGGACGTCTACGACCACACGCTGATCGTTCTTGAGCAGGCGATGGCGCTGGAGGAGGACGGCCCTGACCTGACGCTGCGGCTCGCGGCGCTCCTTCACGACATCGGGAAGCCGCGGACGCGCCGCTTCGAGGACGACGGCCGGGTCTCCTTCCACCACCACGAGGTGGTGGGCGCCAAGATGACCAAGAAGCGCATGGTGGAGCTCAAGTACTCGAACGAGCTCGTGAAGGACGTCTCGCGCCTGGTGGAGCTGCACCTGCGCTTCCACGGCTACGGGACGGGCGAGTGGACGGACTCGGCCGTACGCCGCTACGTGCGCGACGCGGGCCCGCTCCTCAGTCGGTTGCACAAGCTGACCCGGTCCGACTGCACGACGCGCAACAAGCGCAAGGCGAATGCGCTGTCGCGTGCGTATGACGGTCTTGAGGAGCGCATCGAGCGGCTTCAGGAGCAGGAGGAGCTGGACTCGATCCGCCCCGACCTGGACGGGAACGAGATCATGGAGATCCTGGACGTGCGGCCGGGCCCGGTGATCGGCCAGGCCTACAAGTTCCTGCTCGAGCTGCGGTTGGAGAACGGGCCGATGGAGCGGGACGCGGCGATCGCGGCGCTCAAGGAGTGGTGGGCCGCGCAGGAGTGA